The bacterium genome segment CGGTCATGAGTCTGCGACTCACAAAGGACGATGAAAAATAATAGCACGCTGATGACGCGGATGTTGCGGATATTTCGCGGATATAAGATAGGAAGACAGAAAAAAAGAGAAAAAAATCAGCGAAAATCCGTTAAATCCGTGTCATCCGTGTTCTATTCTTACGGCTATTTTCAGGAAAATAACATGAAATTAATCTTAGTCCGACATAGTGAATCTACATGGAATAAATTAAACCGAGTGCAAGGGATAAGAAATCCTAAATTAAGTGAAAAAGGATATAGACAATCGCAACTCCTGGCTCAGCGGTTTAATGGAACGAAATTTGATGCGGTTTATAGCAGTCATTTAAGTCGTGCCTACCAGACCGCTAAGATTTTAACTAATTCTAAAAACGATATTCTTATCCATCAAGACTTGCATGAAATCAAACTGGGTATCTGGGAAGGAAAAACTATAAATCAAGTCAGAAAAGAAAACAAAGAATTATATAAGGAATGGTATCAAAAACCATTAGAAGTAAGAATCCCTGGTGCAGAGACACTTTTAGAATTTAAAGAGCGGGTCGTCCGAGTATTCGATGAAATCAGGACAAAACATCCTGACCAACAGATTCTTGTCGTCACAC includes the following:
- a CDS encoding histidine phosphatase family protein, translating into MKLILVRHSESTWNKLNRVQGIRNPKLSEKGYRQSQLLAQRFNGTKFDAVYSSHLSRAYQTAKILTNSKNDILIHQDLHEIKLGIWEGKTINQVRKENKELYKEWYQKPLEVRIPGAETLLEFKERVVRVFDEIRTKHPDQQILVVTHGGVITTYLAHLLEMNLNKVWSISLKNSAVTIISFSKEFPCVLVFNDTCHLDFDEDLVTW